One Plasmodium berghei ANKA genome assembly, chromosome: 13 genomic region harbors:
- a CDS encoding sporozoite surface protein 2 — translation MKLLGNSKYFFVVLLLCISVFLNGQEILDEIKYSEEVCNEQIDLHILLDGSGSIGHSNWISHVIPMLTTLVDNLNISRDEINISMTLFSTYARELVRLKRYGSTSKASLRFIIAQLQNNYSPHGTTNLTSALLNVDNLIQKKMNRPNAIQLVIILTDGIPNNLKKSTTVVNQLKKKDVNVAIIGVGAGVNNMFNRILVGCGKLGPCPYYSYGSWDQAQTMIKPFLSKVCQEVEKVALCGKWEEWSECSTTCDNGTKIRKRKVLHPNCAGEMTAPCKVRDCPPKPVAPPVIPIKVPDVPVKPVEPIEPAEPAEPAEPAEPAEPAEPAEPAEPAEPAEPAEPAEPAEPAEPAEPAEPAEPAEPAEPAKPAEPAEPAEPAEPAEPVNPDNPILPIKPEEPSGGAEPLNPEVENPFIIPDEPIEPIIAPGAVPDKPIIPEESNELPNNLPESPSDSQVEYPRPNDNGDNSNNTINSNKNIPNKHVPPTDDNPYKGQEERIPKPHRSNDEYIYYNNANNNDKLEPEIPSKDYEENKSKKQSKSNNGYKIAGGIIGGLAIIGCIGVGYNFIAGSSAAAMAGEAAPFEDVMADDEKGIVENEQFKLPEDNDWN, via the coding sequence atgaAGCTCTTAGGAAatagtaaatatttttttgttgtgCTTTTATTATGCATAAGTGTGTTTCTTAATGGTCAGGAAATTCTTGACGAAATAAAGTATAGTGAAGAAGTATGTAACGAACAAATCGACcttcatatattattggaTGGCTCAGGAAGTATTGGTCATAGCAATTGGATTAGTCATGTTATTCCAATGCTCACTACTTTGGTTGATAacttaaatatttcaagagatgaaattaatatatctatGACACTTTTTTCAACATATGCACGTGAATTAGTCAGACTTAAAAGATATGGATCGACTAGTAAAGCCTCGCTACGTTTTATAATTGCACAActtcaaaataattattcaCCACATGGTACTACAAATTTAACGAGTGCATTATTGAATGTTGATAatttaattcaaaaaaaaatgaatcgGCCCAATGCAATACAATtagttattatattaacagATGGTATcccaaataatttaaagaaATCTACTACGGTTGTAaatcaattaaaaaaaaaagatgtAAACGTTGCAATCATAGGCGTTGGTGCAGGtgttaataatatgtttaataGAATTTTAGTTGGATGTGGTAAACTCGGACCATGTCCATACTACTCTTATGGTAGTTGGGATCAAGCCCAAACTATGATAAAACCTTTTCTTTCTAAAGTTTGTCAGGAAGTAGAAAAAGTTGCTCTTTGTGGAAAATGGGAAGAATGGAGTGAATGTTCTACTACATGTGACAATGGAAcaaaaattagaaaaagaaaagtaTTACATCCTAATTGTGCTGGAGAGATGACTGCCCCATGTAAGGTTCGTGATTGCCCACCAAAACCGGTAGCTCCTCCTGTCATTCCTATTAAAGTTCCAGATGTGCCAGTAAAACCTGTAGAACCTATAGAACCAGCAGAACCAGCAGAACCAGCAGAACCAGCAGAACCAGCAGAACCAGCAGAACCAGCAGAACCAGCAGAACCAGCAGAACCAGCAGAACCAGCAGAACCAGCAGAACCAGCAGAACCAGCAGAACCAGCAGAACCAGCAGAACCAGCAGAGCCAGCAGAACCAGCAGAACCAGCAAAACCAGCAGAACCAGCAGAACCAGCAGAACCAGCAGAGCCAGCAGAACCAGTCAACCCAGATAATCCAATTTTACCAATAAAACCAGAAGAGCCATCAGGGGGTGCAGAACCATTAAATCCAGAAGTTGAAAATCCATTTATAATACCAGATGAACCTATAGAACCCATAATAGCTCCAGGTGCAGTACCAGATAAACCTATCATCCCAGAAGAGAGTAATGAACTCCCAAACAATCTACCAGAAAGTCCATCTGACTCACAAGTAGAATATCCCAGACCAAATGATAATGGTgataattcaaataatacGATAAACtcaaacaaaaatataccCAATAAGCATGTACCACCAACGGATGATAACCCATATAAAGGTCAAGAAGAAAGAATACCAAAACCTCATCGATCAAatgatgaatatatatattataataatgcaaataataatgataaactTGAACCTGAAATTCCAAGTAAAGATTATGAAGAgaataaaagtaaaaagCAGTCTAAATCTAATAACGGATATAAAATTGCTGGTGGTATTATTGGAGGATTAGCTATAATTGGATGCATAGGTGTTggttataattttatagcAGGAAGTAGCGCTGCAGCAATGGCTGGAGAAGCTGCACCTTTTGAAGATGTAATGGCAGATGATGAAAAGGGTATTGTTGAAAACGAGCAGTTTAAATTACCTGAAGATAATGACTGGAactaa